From the Pseudomonadales bacterium genome, one window contains:
- a CDS encoding DEAD/DEAH box helicase family protein, with product MTPFTPKQYQQQVLDSIESYFRACHELPSPSVAFTATTERLWGRGSPYNPLSGFPPDMPYFCLRVPTGGGKTWLAAKSVQLANTHLLRTEHSVILWLVPSKPIREQTLRALRDRLHPYHAALREAGPITVMDLDEAKSVTRATLDTSTTVIVATRQAFQVEDEECRKVYQSSGALMHHFDNLSPTQRDGLLSEGAGAERTTPCSLANVLRLRRPFVVVDEAHNNRTELAFDMLARFCPSGVLELTATPDLERTPSNVLHSVCAAELKAEEMIKLPVVLETEPNWQQCLADAIGRREALHRLADEARRAGADYLRPIVLIQSEPRRAGVETLDFERVRQELITNHGIPAREIVVATGEERGLEQIDTNYKLGIADPDCPVKFVITQKALAEGWDCPFAYILVSMASLSSATAVEQLLGRVLRQPNARHFADPLLNRSYAFVVSRNFAETAGALRDRLVAGAGFERREVAQFVTAARAEQARIDLDGHAGRAVMRPVVVVLPEKPDLKRLPQPVRDKLSWDGKLNALTISTPLTEDETGTLTAAVTSEAAATAIAEAAETSRTTAIEFFQTPAELGERFAVPQLALRVQGALQLFDDPELLDYPWALSTYDAAPTTAELAMLGASMKVSEGGEIDVDDGGRLVSRFLPELQRDLGLVCPPEQWDELRLATWLCRNLPEPSLTHASKQAFVVRWLTELLRRDDFPLARANLQKFLIRNLLEARIRQLRRQAVGRAFQQTLFGDDVGQRVAVSDVYAFEFAPHAYAPARDYDGRFGHFDFRRHYYGRIGDFDSREEFDCACWLDMQAQRGRIAFWVRNLVRREGSSFFLQKADGRFYPDFLCQLPGSADQPGTILAVEYKGADRWSAADDDRLIGGLWASLSDGRCRFVMVTDRGWERIEAQW from the coding sequence ATGACCCCCTTCACCCCCAAACAGTACCAGCAGCAGGTGCTGGACAGCATCGAGAGCTACTTTCGCGCCTGCCACGAGCTGCCGTCGCCGTCGGTGGCCTTCACCGCGACCACTGAACGTCTCTGGGGGCGTGGCAGTCCGTACAACCCCCTCTCGGGGTTCCCGCCTGACATGCCGTACTTCTGCCTGCGCGTGCCGACCGGCGGTGGCAAGACCTGGCTGGCGGCCAAGAGCGTTCAGCTTGCCAACACGCATCTGCTGCGCACCGAACACAGCGTGATCCTGTGGCTGGTGCCGAGCAAGCCGATCCGCGAACAGACCCTGCGCGCGCTGCGCGACCGGCTGCATCCGTATCACGCGGCACTTCGCGAAGCCGGCCCGATCACGGTGATGGACCTCGACGAGGCCAAGAGTGTGACCCGCGCGACGCTGGACACCTCCACCACCGTCATCGTCGCCACCCGACAGGCGTTTCAGGTGGAGGACGAGGAGTGCCGCAAGGTGTATCAGAGCAGCGGCGCGCTGATGCACCACTTCGACAACCTGTCGCCCACCCAGCGCGACGGCTTGTTGAGCGAGGGCGCAGGTGCAGAGCGCACGACGCCCTGTTCGTTGGCCAACGTGCTGCGGCTGCGCCGGCCGTTCGTGGTGGTGGATGAGGCGCACAACAACCGCACCGAACTCGCCTTCGACATGCTGGCGCGCTTTTGCCCCAGCGGCGTGCTGGAACTCACCGCCACGCCCGATCTGGAACGCACGCCCAGCAACGTGCTGCACAGCGTCTGCGCCGCCGAGCTGAAGGCGGAGGAGATGATCAAGCTGCCGGTGGTGCTGGAGACCGAGCCGAACTGGCAGCAGTGTCTGGCCGACGCGATCGGCCGCCGCGAGGCGCTGCACAGGCTGGCCGATGAGGCGCGCCGCGCCGGCGCCGATTACCTGCGGCCCATCGTATTGATTCAATCCGAGCCGCGCCGTGCCGGCGTGGAAACGCTGGATTTCGAGCGGGTGCGCCAGGAGCTGATCACCAATCACGGCATTCCGGCCCGCGAGATCGTCGTCGCCACCGGCGAGGAACGCGGCCTGGAGCAGATCGACACCAACTACAAGCTGGGCATTGCCGATCCAGACTGTCCGGTCAAGTTCGTCATCACCCAGAAGGCGCTGGCCGAAGGCTGGGACTGTCCGTTCGCGTACATCCTGGTGAGCATGGCTTCATTGTCGTCGGCGACGGCCGTCGAGCAGTTGCTGGGCCGGGTGCTGCGTCAGCCGAACGCACGCCACTTCGCCGATCCGCTGCTGAACCGCTCCTACGCCTTCGTGGTGTCGAGGAATTTCGCCGAAACGGCGGGCGCGCTGCGCGACCGGCTGGTGGCCGGCGCCGGTTTCGAGCGGCGCGAGGTGGCGCAGTTCGTCACCGCCGCTCGGGCCGAGCAGGCCCGGATCGATCTCGACGGCCACGCCGGCCGCGCGGTGATGCGCCCGGTGGTGGTAGTGCTGCCCGAGAAGCCCGACCTCAAGCGCCTGCCCCAGCCGGTGCGCGACAAGCTGAGTTGGGACGGGAAGCTCAATGCCTTGACCATCAGCACGCCGCTGACCGAGGACGAGACCGGCACGCTCACGGCGGCGGTGACCTCAGAGGCCGCGGCCACGGCGATTGCCGAAGCCGCCGAAACCAGCCGCACCACGGCGATCGAGTTCTTCCAGACGCCGGCCGAACTCGGCGAGCGCTTTGCGGTGCCGCAGCTTGCGTTGCGTGTGCAGGGCGCGCTGCAACTGTTCGACGACCCGGAGCTGCTCGACTACCCCTGGGCGCTGTCGACCTATGATGCCGCGCCGACCACCGCAGAGCTGGCCATGCTCGGCGCGTCGATGAAGGTCTCCGAAGGCGGCGAGATCGATGTCGACGACGGCGGCCGGCTGGTGTCGCGCTTTCTGCCCGAGTTGCAACGCGATCTCGGGCTGGTCTGCCCGCCCGAGCAGTGGGACGAACTGCGGCTGGCCACCTGGCTCTGCCGCAACCTGCCGGAGCCGTCGCTCACCCATGCCAGCAAGCAGGCTTTCGTTGTCCGGTGGCTGACCGAACTGCTGCGCCGCGACGATTTCCCGCTGGCGCGGGCCAATTTGCAGAAATTTTTGATTCGCAACCTGCTGGAGGCGCGCATTCGACAGTTGCGCCGGCAGGCAGTGGGCCGGGCCTTCCAGCAGACGCTGTTCGGTGACGATGTTGGGCAGCGGGTGGCGGTGAGCGACGTTTACGCCTTCGAGTTCGCGCCCCACGCCTATGCGCCGGCCCGCGACTACGATGGCCGCTTCGGCCACTTCGACTTTCGCCGGCACTACTACGGCCGCATCGGCGACTTCGACAGCAGAGAGGAGTTCGACTGCGCCTGCTGGCTGGACATGCAGGCGCAGCGGGGGCGCATCGCGTTCTGGGTGCGCAATCTGGTGCGACGCGAGGGGAGTTCGTTCTTCCTGCAGAAGGCCGATGGTCGTTTCTATCCGGACTTTCTTTGTCAGTTACCCGGTTCAGCAGACCAGCCCGGTACGATCCTGGCCGTGGAATACAAGGGCGCCGACCGCTGGAGCGCCGCCGACGATGACCGGCTGATCGGCGGCCTGTGGGCGAGTCTCTCCGACGGTCGCTGCCGCTTCGTGATGGTGACTGACAGAGGCTGGGAGCGGATCGAGGCGCAGTGGTGA
- a CDS encoding addiction module protein: MQTGTELVVSRNGVIERIRPDQEIDLLWIEEAQRRLAAYRAGKVRGIPAVDVVGEL; this comes from the coding sequence ATGCAGACTGGCACCGAGTTGGTGGTGAGCCGCAACGGCGTGATCGAGCGCATCCGGCCCGATCAGGAGATCGATCTGCTCTGGATCGAGGAGGCTCAGCGCCGGCTGGCCGCCTACCGCGCCGGCAAGGTTCGGGGCATCCCCGCCGTGGATGTGGTGGGCGAGCTGTGA
- a CDS encoding CopG family transcriptional regulator: MTTLIQAELPDQLVQQARRMVERGWAADVDSIIAESLRRYLESHQERLSEQFIREDVEWGLKGGD, encoded by the coding sequence ATGACGACGCTGATACAAGCCGAATTGCCCGATCAACTGGTGCAGCAGGCCCGGCGCATGGTCGAGCGCGGTTGGGCGGCGGATGTCGATTCGATCATTGCCGAATCGCTGCGCCGCTATCTGGAATCGCACCAGGAGCGCCTGAGCGAGCAGTTCATCCGCGAGGATGTCGAGTGGGGGCTGAAGGGCGGTGATTGA
- a CDS encoding site-specific DNA-methyltransferase: MPTLNWIGKQAVVKHHKEVPFRLLEPLPELSLPSPAGRGAGGEGDHGDNLIVQGDNLHALKALLPRYAGQVKCIYIDPPYNTGNEGWVYNDNVNSPEIRRWLGEVVGREGDTLDRHDRWLCMMYPRLVLLKQFLREDGAIFVSIDDNEVATLRLLMDEIFGANNFVASSIWNMMDSPKNSARHLSEDHEYVVIYALNKDTWRPNPLARSEEMIARYKNPDNDPRGVWLLSDLAARNFYAQGRYSITTPSGKVIEGPPSGSYWRVSEEKFWELDRDNRIWWGKSGANRPGIKRFLSDVKDGVVPRTLWRWQEVGSTRHSKQELSQIMGLGASTDLFVTPKPSSLIQRILQIATDKDSLVLDSFAGSGTTGHAVLKQNAEDGGNRRFILVEMDDAIARNVTAERVRRVAQGYSNAKGEPVPGLGGGFQFCRLSAEPLFDADGQIRRDVSFAQLAEFVWFAETGTSWMPSFRGGGAEPGIQSSPASLDSRLRGNDGIDSSPLLGVYEGRAIYLLYNGILKDRSIDGGNVLTGPLYDLLPPFAGPKVIYAAANRMGSRAAREGITFKQTPYALEI, encoded by the coding sequence ATGCCCACACTCAACTGGATCGGCAAGCAAGCCGTCGTCAAACACCACAAGGAGGTGCCGTTCCGCCTGCTGGAGCCGCTGCCGGAACTGTCCCTCCCCTCTCCCGCCGGGAGAGGGGCCGGGGGTGAGGGTGACCACGGCGACAACCTGATCGTCCAGGGCGACAACCTGCACGCGCTCAAGGCGCTGCTGCCGCGCTACGCCGGCCAGGTGAAGTGCATCTACATCGACCCGCCCTACAACACCGGCAACGAGGGCTGGGTCTACAACGACAACGTCAACAGCCCGGAGATTCGCCGCTGGCTCGGCGAGGTGGTCGGCCGCGAGGGCGACACGCTCGACCGCCACGACCGCTGGCTGTGCATGATGTATCCGCGCCTCGTGCTGCTGAAACAGTTTCTGCGTGAGGACGGCGCGATCTTCGTCTCGATCGACGACAACGAGGTGGCGACGCTGCGGCTGCTGATGGATGAGATTTTCGGGGCGAATAACTTCGTGGCGAGTTCCATCTGGAACATGATGGATAGCCCGAAAAATAGCGCTCGTCATCTCAGTGAGGATCACGAGTACGTGGTTATTTACGCCCTCAATAAAGATACATGGCGGCCGAATCCGCTCGCTCGTAGCGAGGAGATGATTGCTCGGTACAAGAACCCGGACAATGATCCTCGTGGGGTATGGCTGCTCAGCGATCTCGCCGCACGAAATTTCTACGCACAAGGCAGATATTCGATCACGACGCCATCTGGGAAAGTCATCGAAGGACCGCCATCGGGCAGTTACTGGCGAGTAAGTGAAGAAAAATTTTGGGAGCTTGATCGCGACAATAGAATCTGGTGGGGAAAATCCGGTGCCAATCGCCCCGGCATCAAGAGATTCCTATCTGATGTGAAAGACGGTGTAGTGCCGCGGACTTTATGGCGCTGGCAGGAAGTCGGCAGTACGCGCCATTCGAAGCAGGAGCTTAGTCAAATCATGGGCCTCGGAGCTTCCACTGACTTGTTCGTTACTCCGAAGCCGTCCTCCCTTATCCAGCGCATCCTGCAAATCGCCACCGATAAAGACTCGCTGGTACTCGACAGCTTCGCCGGATCCGGCACCACCGGCCACGCGGTGCTGAAGCAGAACGCCGAAGACGGCGGCAACCGCCGCTTCATCCTGGTCGAGATGGACGACGCCATCGCCCGCAACGTCACCGCCGAGCGCGTGCGCCGCGTGGCGCAGGGCTACTCCAACGCCAAGGGTGAGCCGGTGCCGGGACTCGGCGGCGGCTTCCAGTTCTGCCGGCTGTCCGCCGAGCCCCTGTTTGACGCCGACGGACAGATTCGCCGCGACGTGAGCTTTGCGCAGCTCGCCGAGTTCGTCTGGTTTGCCGAGACCGGCACGTCGTGGATGCCGTCATTCCGGGGCGGCGGAGCCGAACCCGGAATCCAGTCCAGCCCCGCGAGCCTGGATTCCCGCTTGCGCGGGAATGACGGAATCGATTCGTCGCCTCTCCTCGGCGTGTACGAAGGCCGGGCGATCTATCTGCTCTACAACGGCATCCTCAAGGACCGCTCCATCGACGGCGGCAACGTACTCACCGGCCCGCTGTACGACCTGCTGCCGCCGTTCGCCGGCCCGAAGGTGATCTACGCCGCCGCCAACCGCATGGGCAGCCGCGCCGCGCGCGAGGGCATCACCTTCAAGCAGACGCCGTATGCGCTGGAGATATAG
- the ccmA gene encoding cytochrome c biogenesis heme-transporting ATPase CcmA: MLQAVGLGCERDDRTLFRRLDFAVQGGELLEVRGRNGSGKTTLLRMVAGLGEPDEGELRWRGRPLRRMRAELGSELCYLGHLPAIKETLTARENLRFAMQLKGCAASERIDAALAESGLRGFEDLPCRQLSAGQRRRVALALLRLLPARLWILDEPFTALDRQAVAQLEQWIEAHRAQGGAVLLTTHQPLGLGSAWRTLTLGESVA, translated from the coding sequence CTGCTGCAAGCCGTGGGGCTTGGCTGTGAGCGCGATGACCGCACGCTGTTCCGGCGGCTCGACTTTGCCGTGCAGGGCGGCGAGCTGCTGGAGGTGCGAGGCCGCAATGGCAGCGGCAAGACGACGCTGCTGCGGATGGTGGCCGGCCTCGGCGAGCCGGACGAGGGCGAGCTGCGCTGGCGCGGCCGGCCGCTGCGGCGGATGCGCGCCGAGCTCGGCAGCGAGCTCTGCTACCTCGGCCATCTGCCGGCGATCAAGGAGACGCTGACCGCCCGCGAGAACCTGCGCTTCGCCATGCAGTTGAAGGGCTGCGCCGCCAGTGAACGGATCGACGCGGCACTGGCCGAGTCGGGGCTGCGCGGCTTCGAGGATCTGCCATGCCGTCAGCTCTCGGCCGGGCAGCGGCGGCGGGTGGCGCTGGCGCTGCTGCGGCTGCTGCCGGCGCGGCTGTGGATTCTCGACGAGCCCTTCACCGCGCTCGACCGTCAGGCGGTCGCGCAACTGGAGCAGTGGATCGAGGCACACCGGGCCCAGGGTGGCGCGGTGCTGCTGACCACCCATCAGCCGTTGGGCCTTGGCAGTGCGTGGCGGACGCTGACGCTCGGGGAGTCCGTTGCTTGA
- the ccmB gene encoding heme exporter protein CcmB yields MRRELLLAWRRPGESLNPLLFYLLVGSLFPLGIGPDAAFLARIAAGVIWIAALLALLLSFDNLFRADHDDGTLEQFLLSPCPLYFLVLVKLAAHACIVGLPLLLATPLLGLMLALPAPAIGTLLCTLLLGVPTLVMLGGVGAALTLGLRRGGLLLSLLVLPLYVPVLIFGASAVQATQSGLPVTGHLAFIGALLAVTLVTTPFAIAAALRISGG; encoded by the coding sequence CTGCGGCGCGAGCTGCTGCTGGCGTGGCGCCGGCCCGGCGAGAGTCTCAATCCGCTGCTGTTCTATCTGCTGGTCGGCAGCCTGTTCCCGCTCGGCATCGGTCCGGACGCGGCCTTTCTGGCCCGCATCGCCGCCGGCGTGATCTGGATCGCCGCGCTGCTGGCGTTGCTGCTGTCGTTCGACAACCTGTTTCGCGCCGACCATGACGATGGCACGCTGGAGCAGTTTCTGCTGAGCCCCTGCCCGCTCTATTTTCTGGTGCTGGTCAAGCTGGCGGCCCATGCCTGCATCGTCGGGCTGCCGCTGCTGCTGGCGACCCCGCTGCTGGGGCTGATGCTGGCATTGCCGGCCCCAGCGATCGGCACACTGCTCTGCACGCTGCTGCTGGGCGTGCCGACGCTGGTCATGCTGGGCGGCGTCGGCGCGGCGCTGACGCTGGGGCTGCGCCGCGGCGGACTGCTGCTGTCGCTGCTGGTGCTGCCGCTCTATGTGCCGGTGCTGATCTTTGGCGCCAGCGCGGTGCAGGCGACCCAGAGCGGTCTGCCGGTCACCGGCCATCTGGCCTTCATCGGAGCGCTGCTGGCGGTCACGCTGGTCACCACGCCCTTCGCCATTGCCGCCGCACTGCGCATCTCCGGAGGCTGA
- a CDS encoding heme ABC transporter permease, translating into MDFTATFTRWFHRMASPRWFYRFARRWQPWFGWSSLLLLLVGAVWGLAFAPPDYLQGNSFRIIYIHVPAAILAQSGYLLMALAGGIGLIWRIKLAEMVAKSCAPIGASFTFLALVTGAIWGKPTWGTWWVWDARITSMLILLFLYCGVIALQSAIDNATTAARAAAILALVGVVNIPIIKYSVEWWHSLHQPATFRLTEKPAMPMEMWLPLLVMVVGYYLFFAAALLQRTRCELVERERKSRWVKELVENDEF; encoded by the coding sequence ATGGATTTCACCGCCACCTTCACCCGCTGGTTTCACCGCATGGCCTCGCCGAGGTGGTTCTACCGGTTCGCCCGGCGCTGGCAGCCCTGGTTCGGCTGGAGCAGCCTGCTGCTGCTGCTGGTCGGGGCCGTCTGGGGACTCGCCTTCGCGCCGCCCGACTACCTGCAGGGCAACAGCTTTCGCATCATCTACATCCATGTGCCGGCGGCGATTCTGGCGCAGTCGGGCTATCTGCTGATGGCGCTGGCCGGCGGCATCGGGCTGATCTGGCGCATCAAGCTGGCCGAGATGGTGGCCAAGTCGTGCGCGCCGATCGGCGCCTCCTTCACCTTTCTGGCACTGGTGACCGGGGCGATCTGGGGCAAGCCGACCTGGGGCACCTGGTGGGTGTGGGACGCCCGCATCACCTCGATGCTGATCCTGCTGTTTCTCTACTGCGGGGTGATCGCGCTGCAATCGGCGATCGACAACGCGACCACCGCCGCCCGCGCCGCCGCGATTCTGGCGCTGGTGGGGGTGGTCAACATCCCGATCATCAAGTACTCGGTGGAGTGGTGGCACTCGCTGCACCAGCCGGCCACCTTCAGGCTGACCGAAAAGCCGGCGATGCCGATGGAGATGTGGCTGCCGCTGCTGGTGATGGTGGTGGGGTACTATCTGTTCTTTGCTGCCGCGCTGCTGCAACGCACCCGCTGCGAGCTGGTCGAACGGGAACGCAAGTCACGCTGGGTCAAGGAGCTGGTGGAGAACGATGAGTTTTGA
- the ccmD gene encoding heme exporter protein CcmD → MSFDSLDALLRMGGHGGYVWSAYAIALATFAYNWVAPLHRRRQLRRRLQQLARRAEP, encoded by the coding sequence ATGAGTTTTGACAGTCTCGACGCGCTGCTGCGGATGGGCGGCCACGGCGGTTATGTCTGGAGCGCCTACGCCATCGCGCTGGCCACCTTTGCCTACAACTGGGTCGCGCCGCTGCATCGCCGCCGGCAGTTGCGACGCCGTCTGCAACAACTGGCACGCAGGGCCGAACCATGA
- the ccmE gene encoding cytochrome c maturation protein CcmE: protein MNPIRRQRLFLVIFILLGVGVAVALTLTALQENINLFYSPKQILAGEAPTDRPIRAGGMVVAGSVKRDPDSLKVAFEVTDYSGTIAVDYEGILPDLFKEEQGIVALGRWAPSGRFVATEVLAKHDENYMPPEVAAALKANPPKPK, encoded by the coding sequence ATGAATCCAATCCGCCGGCAACGGCTGTTTCTGGTGATCTTCATTCTGCTGGGGGTCGGCGTGGCGGTGGCACTGACGCTGACGGCGCTGCAGGAGAACATCAACCTGTTCTACAGCCCCAAACAGATTCTGGCCGGCGAGGCGCCGACCGACCGGCCGATCCGCGCCGGTGGCATGGTGGTGGCCGGCAGCGTCAAGCGTGACCCCGACAGCCTGAAGGTGGCCTTCGAGGTGACCGACTACAGCGGCACCATCGCGGTCGACTACGAGGGCATCCTGCCCGATCTGTTCAAGGAGGAGCAGGGCATCGTCGCCCTCGGTCGCTGGGCGCCTTCCGGCCGCTTCGTCGCCACCGAGGTGCTGGCCAAGCATGATGAGAACTACATGCCGCCCGAGGTGGCCGCAGCGCTGAAGGCCAATCCACCGAAACCGAAGTGA
- a CDS encoding heme lyase CcmF/NrfE family subunit, with product MIVELGHFALILAFMLALALVVIPLGGVLSGRRAWMALARPLASGQFVLLLLSAAALEHALLTDDFSVAYVASNSNSQLPAIYKFSAFWGAHEGSLLLWLLLLAGWSFAVARFSRRLPLDMVARVLAVMGAVATGFHLFLLTTSNPFARLLPIPPAEGRDLNPLLQDPGLVIHPPMLYMGYVGFSVAFAFAIAALTSGRLDAAWARWSRPWTAVAWLFLTLGITLGSWWAYYELGWGGWWFWDPVENASFMPWLIGTALIHSLAATEKRGVFKSWTVLLAIFAFSLSLLGTFLVRSGVLTSVHAFAVDPQRGMFILLFLLLVIGGSLTLYAMRAPTVASQTRFELWSRESFLLFNNLLLTVACASVLIGTLYPLAYEALNAGRKISVGPPYFNAVFIPLMGLLILFMGAGPLLRWRATDRSELLRRLLWMALIALPLALLLPWLLVRALIPSTAIAALLAGWIGAGLLLDLIIKGRQLHAQGGLRRLPISHWGMVAAHLGVAVTALGIALVSHHSSERDLRLKPGESAELAGHRFQFKGVSELAGPNYLASHGEVEVSRAGHPIATLAPQKRLYQARGNSMTEAAIDPGFTRDLYIALGEPLENGAWALRIQYKAYVRWIWLGGLLMVAGALLTLCDRRYRTTGATP from the coding sequence ATGATCGTCGAACTGGGCCACTTTGCGCTGATTCTCGCCTTCATGCTGGCGCTGGCGCTGGTGGTGATTCCGCTGGGCGGCGTGCTGAGCGGCCGCCGCGCCTGGATGGCACTGGCACGCCCACTGGCCAGCGGGCAGTTCGTGCTGCTGCTGTTGAGCGCGGCCGCGCTGGAACACGCACTGCTGACCGATGACTTTTCGGTCGCCTATGTGGCCAGCAACTCCAACAGCCAGTTGCCTGCCATTTACAAATTCAGCGCCTTCTGGGGCGCGCACGAAGGGTCGCTGCTGCTGTGGCTGCTGCTGCTGGCCGGCTGGAGTTTTGCCGTGGCCCGCTTCAGCCGCCGGCTGCCGCTCGACATGGTGGCGCGGGTGCTGGCGGTGATGGGGGCAGTCGCGACCGGCTTTCATCTGTTCCTGCTGACCACCTCCAACCCCTTTGCCCGGCTGCTGCCGATTCCACCAGCCGAAGGGCGCGACCTCAATCCGCTGCTGCAGGATCCGGGTCTGGTGATCCATCCGCCGATGCTCTACATGGGCTATGTCGGCTTCTCGGTCGCCTTCGCCTTTGCCATCGCCGCGCTGACCAGCGGCCGGCTCGATGCCGCCTGGGCGCGCTGGTCACGCCCCTGGACTGCGGTCGCCTGGCTGTTTCTGACCCTTGGCATCACCCTCGGCAGCTGGTGGGCCTACTACGAACTGGGCTGGGGCGGCTGGTGGTTCTGGGATCCGGTCGAGAACGCCTCGTTCATGCCCTGGCTGATCGGCACCGCACTGATCCACTCGCTGGCCGCCACCGAGAAGCGCGGCGTGTTCAAGAGCTGGACGGTGCTGCTGGCGATCTTCGCCTTCTCGCTGAGTCTGCTCGGCACCTTTCTGGTCCGCTCCGGCGTCCTCACTTCGGTCCATGCCTTCGCGGTCGACCCGCAGCGCGGGATGTTCATCCTGCTGTTCCTGCTGCTGGTGATCGGCGGATCACTGACGCTCTATGCCATGCGCGCGCCGACCGTCGCGTCACAGACGCGTTTCGAGCTCTGGTCGCGCGAGAGCTTTCTGCTGTTCAACAACCTGCTGCTGACCGTCGCCTGCGCCTCGGTGCTGATCGGCACCCTCTATCCGCTGGCTTATGAAGCGCTCAATGCCGGCCGCAAGATCTCGGTCGGGCCACCCTACTTCAACGCGGTGTTCATTCCGCTGATGGGGCTGCTGATCCTGTTCATGGGCGCCGGTCCGCTGCTGCGCTGGCGCGCCACCGACCGCAGCGAATTGCTGCGCCGGCTGCTGTGGATGGCGCTGATCGCGCTGCCGCTGGCACTGCTGCTGCCCTGGCTGCTGGTGCGGGCGCTGATCCCTTCCACCGCCATCGCGGCGCTGCTGGCCGGCTGGATCGGTGCCGGGCTGCTGCTCGATCTGATCATCAAGGGGCGGCAACTGCACGCGCAGGGCGGACTGCGGCGGCTGCCGATCAGCCACTGGGGCATGGTGGCCGCCCATCTGGGGGTGGCAGTGACCGCGCTCGGCATCGCGCTGGTCAGTCACCACAGCAGCGAGCGTGACCTGCGGCTGAAGCCAGGCGAGTCGGCCGAACTGGCCGGCCACCGCTTCCAGTTCAAGGGGGTCAGCGAGCTTGCCGGACCCAACTATCTGGCCAGCCATGGCGAAGTCGAGGTGAGCCGCGCCGGCCACCCCATCGCCACGCTGGCACCGCAGAAGCGGCTCTATCAGGCCCGCGGCAACAGCATGACCGAGGCGGCGATCGACCCCGGCTTCACCCGCGACCTCTACATCGCCCTCGGTGAACCACTCGAAAACGGCGCCTGGGCACTGCGCATCCAGTACAAGGCCTATGTGCGCTGGATCTGGCTCGGCGGTCTGCTGATGGTGGCCGGTGCGCTGCTGACGCTCTGCGACCGCCGCTACCGCACGACAGGAGCCACGCCATGA
- a CDS encoding DsbE family thiol:disulfide interchange protein, whose amino-acid sequence MTRWKLFIPLLLFLALGAFLLRGLFMDPTLLPSPLIGKPLPAFTLGTLADPAGVKRQSDLTGEVALVNVWATWCISCRAEHPWLMKIAAMGVPIYGVNYKDQREAALTWLKQLGDPYRFSLFDENGRLGLDLGVYGAPESYLIDRHGVIRYKRVGVIDERIWRDELEPAINRLRAEP is encoded by the coding sequence ATGACGCGCTGGAAGCTGTTCATCCCGCTGCTGCTGTTTCTGGCGCTCGGCGCCTTTTTGCTGCGCGGGCTGTTCATGGACCCGACGCTGCTGCCCTCGCCGCTGATCGGCAAGCCGCTGCCGGCCTTCACGCTCGGCACCCTCGCTGATCCGGCCGGCGTCAAACGGCAGAGCGACCTGACCGGTGAGGTGGCGCTGGTCAATGTCTGGGCCACCTGGTGCATCTCCTGCCGCGCCGAACACCCCTGGCTGATGAAGATCGCCGCGATGGGCGTGCCGATCTACGGCGTCAACTACAAGGATCAGCGCGAGGCCGCGCTGACCTGGCTCAAGCAGCTCGGCGACCCCTACCGCTTCAGCCTGTTCGACGAGAACGGACGGCTCGGGCTCGACCTCGGCGTCTATGGCGCACCCGAGAGCTACCTGATCGACCGCCATGGCGTCATCCGCTACAAGCGGGTCGGCGTGATCGACGAGCGCATCTGGCGCGACGAGCTGGAGCCAGCCATCAACAGACTGCGGGCCGAGCCATGA
- a CDS encoding cytochrome c-type biogenesis protein CcmH, whose translation MSAALTRWLLLGTLLLTPTLGAVEPDYQFDQPEQSQRFHRLLDQFRCPKCQNTNLVGSDAPIAADLRQHIYQLMNEGRSDREIEEYLVERYGEFVLYKPRAQGSNWLLWLAPAMLLLGGLGYVALLIARRRPQATPATGLSSEERARLDQLLKRQEPPG comes from the coding sequence ATGAGCGCGGCACTGACCCGCTGGCTGCTGCTCGGCACGCTGCTGCTGACCCCCACTCTCGGCGCCGTGGAGCCTGACTACCAGTTCGACCAGCCGGAGCAGAGCCAGCGCTTTCACCGCCTGCTCGACCAGTTCCGCTGCCCCAAGTGCCAGAATACCAACCTGGTCGGCTCCGATGCCCCGATCGCCGCCGACCTGCGCCAGCACATCTACCAGTTGATGAACGAGGGGCGCAGTGACCGGGAGATCGAGGAGTACCTGGTCGAGCGCTATGGCGAGTTCGTGCTCTACAAACCACGCGCCCAGGGCAGCAACTGGCTGCTGTGGCTGGCGCCGGCCATGCTGCTGCTGGGCGGCCTCGGCTACGTCGCCCTGCTGATCGCGCGGCGTCGGCCGCAGGCAACACCCGCCACCGGACTGAGCAGCGAAGAACGCGCCCGGCTCGACCAACTGCTGAAGCGACAGGAGCCGCCCGGATGA